Proteins encoded in a region of the Flavobacteriaceae bacterium HL-DH10 genome:
- a CDS encoding metallophosphoesterase family protein — protein MKKILLLSDTHSYIDNDILKYVKQADEVWHAGDIGDLKVTDAIKKLKPLRGVYGNIDDATVRLEFPEHNRFMCEDVDVWITHIGGYPPKYNGRVYETMKQNPPRLFICGHSHILKVMPDKRLHVLHMNPGAVGKHGFHKTRTMLRFTIDGKKIDNLEVIEFPVRHPQNGPS, from the coding sequence ATGAAAAAAATATTACTCCTCTCAGACACGCATAGCTATATTGATAATGATATTTTAAAATATGTCAAACAAGCAGATGAAGTATGGCATGCTGGAGATATTGGCGATTTAAAAGTAACCGATGCTATTAAAAAACTTAAACCCTTACGCGGTGTTTATGGTAATATTGATGACGCTACGGTTCGGTTAGAATTCCCAGAACACAATCGGTTTATGTGTGAAGATGTTGATGTTTGGATAACGCACATTGGTGGTTATCCCCCAAAATACAACGGCAGGGTATATGAAACTATGAAACAAAATCCGCCAAGACTGTTTATATGCGGACATTCGCATATTTTGAAAGTGATGCCCGATAAAAGATTACATGTGTTACATATGAATCCTGGTGCGGTTGGTAAACACGGATTTCATAAAACCAGAACCATGTTACGTTTTACTATTGATGGTAAAAAAATTGATAATTTGGAGGTTATTGAATTTCCTGTGAGGCATCCACAAAACGGCCCTTCCTAA
- a CDS encoding peptidylprolyl isomerase: MSQVKENDTVKVHYTGKLSNGQVFDSSLEREPLEITLGQGALIPGFEKGIIDMKLNEKKTINIPVEEAYGDVRQELFYEVKKEQLPQDMAPEIGMGLASKDQEGRETQFRVAEVNEDHIIVDANHPLAGQELIFDLELVDIK, encoded by the coding sequence ATGAGTCAAGTAAAAGAAAATGATACGGTAAAAGTTCATTACACAGGAAAATTAAGCAATGGTCAAGTTTTTGATAGCTCACTAGAAAGAGAGCCTTTAGAAATAACGCTAGGTCAAGGTGCTCTTATTCCTGGTTTTGAAAAAGGTATTATTGATATGAAATTGAATGAGAAAAAAACCATCAATATTCCTGTAGAGGAAGCTTATGGCGATGTGCGTCAAGAGTTGTTTTACGAAGTAAAAAAAGAACAACTTCCTCAAGATATGGCTCCTGAAATAGGTATGGGTCTAGCATCTAAAGATCAAGAAGGAAGAGAAACACAATTTCGTGTCGCTGAAGTTAACGAAGATCATATTATTGTTGATGCTAATCATCCATTAGCAGGACAAGAATTAATATTTGATTTAGAGCTTGTTGATATAAAATAA
- a CDS encoding DUF4293 domain-containing protein produces the protein MLQRIQTIYLLIAAGVSVGLIFVFDLWSTSDQVKVFANDIVYVFAAFLSSALLSIISIFRYKNRKSQFILGRLNIILNFFLLGFFVYQSLNVSGETAVSEKGIGMFLPIISIVFLVLANKAIKKDEDLVKSVDRLR, from the coding sequence ATGTTACAACGTATTCAAACTATATATCTATTAATAGCTGCAGGAGTTTCTGTGGGATTAATCTTTGTGTTTGATTTATGGTCTACATCAGACCAAGTTAAAGTATTTGCTAATGATATTGTTTATGTGTTTGCTGCTTTTTTATCATCGGCATTATTATCAATCATTTCTATATTTAGATACAAAAACAGGAAGTCTCAATTTATATTGGGACGTCTTAATATCATATTAAACTTTTTTTTACTAGGATTTTTTGTATATCAATCTCTAAATGTATCTGGAGAGACGGCGGTTTCTGAGAAAGGTATTGGGATGTTTCTTCCTATTATTTCTATCGTGTTTTTGGTTTTAGCCAATAAAGCCATTAAGAAGGATGAAGATCTTGTAAAATCTGTAGATCGATTACGATAA
- the rho gene encoding transcription termination factor Rho, with protein sequence MFEISQLKEKKLAELQEIASKLNVPKYRSLKKLDLVYQILDKQAADPKAITAVVEPNKTTDNTPEKPQAKKPRQRVQKPVKNTPKQPAEKTLELPLEESKIAENKTTAKTSENPKKPTPKNKEEQKTEGRPNPRPQNERKSDTQQKPNPRPQQKREPIQKSQNKNQKNGNVHTNNGNKDSRNRYREPDFEFDAIIESEGVLDIMQDGYGFLRSSDYNYLSSPDDIYVSQSQIRLFGLKTGDTVLGHVRPPKEGEKYFPLIKVSKINGQNPNVVRDRVAFEHLTPLFPQEKFNLAEKQATISTRIMDLFAPIGKGQRGMIVSQPKTGKTMLLKDVANAIAANHPEVYQMILLIDERPEEVTDMQRNVRGEVIASTFDKEAHEHVKIANIVLEKAKRLVECGHDVVILLDSITRLARAYNTVQPASGKILSGGVDANALHKPKRFFGAARNIENGGSLTIIATALTETGSKMDEVIFEEFKGTGNMELQLDRKISNRRIFPAIDLTSSSTRRDDILLDSNTIQRMWVMRKYLADMNPVEAMEFINERFKQTRNNEEFLISMNG encoded by the coding sequence ATGTTTGAAATTTCACAATTAAAAGAAAAGAAACTCGCTGAACTACAGGAGATTGCTAGCAAATTGAACGTTCCAAAATACCGTTCATTAAAAAAATTAGATTTAGTTTACCAAATACTCGACAAACAAGCAGCAGATCCTAAAGCGATTACTGCAGTTGTTGAACCTAATAAAACAACAGATAACACACCTGAAAAACCACAGGCTAAAAAACCTAGGCAACGTGTTCAGAAGCCCGTTAAAAATACCCCTAAACAACCTGCTGAAAAAACTTTAGAGTTACCTTTAGAAGAATCAAAAATAGCTGAGAATAAAACAACAGCTAAAACTTCAGAAAATCCTAAAAAGCCTACACCTAAAAATAAAGAGGAACAAAAAACAGAAGGCAGACCAAATCCTAGACCTCAAAACGAAAGAAAAAGCGATACTCAACAGAAACCAAATCCTAGGCCTCAGCAAAAAAGAGAACCTATTCAAAAAAGTCAAAACAAAAATCAGAAAAACGGCAACGTTCATACAAATAATGGCAATAAAGATAGTAGAAACCGCTATCGTGAACCAGATTTTGAATTTGATGCTATTATTGAAAGTGAAGGCGTTTTAGATATTATGCAAGATGGGTATGGTTTTTTACGCTCATCAGATTACAACTATTTATCATCACCAGATGATATTTATGTATCACAATCACAAATTCGTTTATTCGGTTTAAAAACTGGAGATACTGTTTTAGGACATGTAAGACCTCCAAAAGAAGGAGAAAAATATTTCCCTTTAATTAAGGTTAGTAAAATAAACGGTCAAAACCCAAATGTAGTAAGAGACCGCGTAGCATTCGAGCATTTAACACCGTTATTTCCGCAAGAAAAATTCAATCTTGCAGAAAAACAAGCAACGATTTCTACAAGAATCATGGATTTATTTGCGCCTATTGGAAAAGGACAACGTGGTATGATTGTATCGCAACCTAAAACTGGTAAAACCATGTTATTGAAGGATGTGGCTAATGCTATTGCTGCAAACCACCCAGAGGTTTATCAAATGATATTATTAATTGATGAACGTCCAGAAGAGGTTACAGATATGCAACGTAATGTACGTGGCGAAGTTATTGCTTCAACTTTTGATAAAGAAGCTCATGAACACGTAAAAATTGCTAATATTGTTCTTGAAAAAGCAAAACGTTTAGTTGAATGTGGACATGATGTTGTGATTCTTTTAGATTCTATTACTAGACTTGCTAGAGCATATAATACTGTGCAACCAGCATCAGGTAAAATATTAAGTGGTGGTGTAGATGCTAATGCACTTCACAAACCAAAACGCTTCTTTGGAGCTGCTCGTAATATTGAAAATGGAGGATCTTTAACTATTATTGCAACGGCGCTTACAGAAACAGGTTCTAAAATGGATGAAGTAATTTTTGAAGAATTCAAAGGAACTGGTAATATGGAACTACAATTAGATAGAAAAATATCTAACCGTAGAATTTTCCCTGCTATCGATTTAACTTCTTCAAGTACACGTCGT